The DNA region GCCTTCACGTTCTCGAGCGTGCGGGTGGTCTGGGCGGCCACGTCGCCGGGGAACAGGTACTCGTTCGTCGTCGGATCGACGGGCCCCTGACCGGACACCTGCACGAACGGGCCCTTGCGGATCCCCTGCGAGAACGTGTGGGCGGGGGCGGGGGCGGGGGCGGCATCGGTGGAAACGCGGATCTTCTCGGTCATGCCGTCAAGCCTAGTAGCATTGTTAGATGCCTCTACAAATTCCGGATCCCGTTATCGGCGCCTGGACGAAGGGCTTCCCGGCGCATGCTGCGGGACTGCGTCTCGCCGAGGTGGCCGAGGCCGGCCTGCACCTCTCCGATCTGGTCACCCCGGTCCTGACGGTCCATGAGGGTGCCCTCGCGCACAACGAGGAGACCGTCTTCACCTGGGCGAAAGACCGTGGCGTGCTGCTCGCTCCACACGGCAAGACCACCATGGCGCCGGCCCTGTGGCAGCGGCTGCTCGACGCGGGCGCGTGGGGGATCTCGGTCGCGACGCCCTGGCAGGCCGAAGTGGCCGTGGATGCCGGCGTCTCGACCGTGCTCATCGCGAACGCCGTCACCGATCCCGCGGCGGTGCGCCGACTGGGCTCCCTGCTCGGTGCGGACGACGGGCTGCGTGTGCTGTGCTGGGCCGACTCCCTCGACGGCGTCATGATCCTCGCGAACGGCATGCGCGATGCGTCGCGTCCGCTGGACGTGCTGGTCGAGCTGGGCGGCGCACACGGTCGAACCGGCGCGCGCACGGTGGCGGAGGGGGAGCGCATCGCGCAGGCCATCGCCGCCGCCCCGGGACTGCGCCTCGCGGGCGTCACCGGATACGAGGGGCCGTTCGGACCGGACCGCAGCGATACCTCCGTGGCCGCGGTCGACGCCTACCTGGAGACGCTCATCGAGCTGCACACGCGGCTGGAGTACCCGGACGACGTGCGC from Microbacterium sp. SY138 includes:
- a CDS encoding alanine racemase, coding for MPLQIPDPVIGAWTKGFPAHAAGLRLAEVAEAGLHLSDLVTPVLTVHEGALAHNEETVFTWAKDRGVLLAPHGKTTMAPALWQRLLDAGAWGISVATPWQAEVAVDAGVSTVLIANAVTDPAAVRRLGSLLGADDGLRVLCWADSLDGVMILANGMRDASRPLDVLVELGGAHGRTGARTVAEGERIAQAIAAAPGLRLAGVTGYEGPFGPDRSDTSVAAVDAYLETLIELHTRLEYPDDVRPVLSAGGSSFPDRAAAVLGTVGAEADVVLRSGAFQIHDDGFYSRMSPFGPLTGTAPLRSAMHAWSRVVSQPEDGLALLDAGRRDVPFDLDLPVPQSVAGAITALNDQHAFLSLADDVTLAVGDVVRLGLSHPCTAFDKWRVVAVIDDPDAADPRVIGAVATCF